The Solibacillus sp. FSL R7-0668 genome includes the window ATCGTTTCACCGCTAATCGTCATATTATCCGTATTCATAACACCATGAATAAAGCCGACACTTTGCCATTTCGCAATGAGTGCTGCTTGCTTTTCTAATACATGCTCTAATAGCGCTAAATAACGATTTTCAGCCTGCATGATATTCGGATTATGACGTTCTATCGCATAATGTGCCAATGCACGTAAATCCTCTTTTTCTGCGAAGTTTGCCGCATATTGAAAGGTCCCGACCCGTAAATGACTTTGCGCAATTCGTGTTAGCACCGCACCTTCTAATGCTTGTTCCCGGTAGATGAGCTCCCCTGTCGACGTCACCGCTAAGCTACGGGTTGTTGGAATATTTAGCGCATGCATCGCTTCACTAATAATAAATTCACGTAGCATTGGACCAAGCGCTGCCCGTCCATCTCCACGACGCGAATAGACTGTTCGTCCAGCACCTTTCAATTGAATATCAAAGCGCTCTTCATTACGTGTTAAATGTTCACCAAGTAATACTGCACGCCCATCTCCAAGCATATTAAAGTGTCCAAATTGATGTCCTGCATAGGCTTGTGCAAGTTGCGCCGCGCCCTCTAATTTTTCATTGCCCGCTAAAACCGAAGCGCCCTTAGCTAATAATGCATCGGCATCTAAACCTAGCTGCTGTGCTAACGAGCGATTAAAAATTACAATTTCTGGATTTGCAACCGGATTAATTGCCACTTCCGTAAAAAAGCCAGATGGTAATGTCGTATAAGTATTTTCAAATTGAAAACCGAATGAATCCCCTGTCATAATCACGATGCCTCTTTTCATTTTAAGTTAATTCCATTATAGACACACAAAAGATTCAAACCAAAAGAAAATACTTTTATGACGATTTTCGCTAATTTAGCGCGAATAGTTAGATAATTTTAAATCCTTTGGGTTAACTACAATAAAATTTAAGTTGACGTAATAAAATTCACACATTATTATTTATGTTAACAAATAAAAACAAAAAGTTAACATAAAGGAGTTTTACTATGCAAACTGTTGCTGCTAATAATCGTTTTAAAACGATTGATTTAGTATATTGCGCATTATTTTCTACTTTAATGATGATTGGTGCAAATATCACATCATTCGCACCCTTTCTAGTTGTTGGCGGAGTTCCCATTACATTACAAACCTTTTTCGCCATTTTAGCTGGTCTCATACTAGGAGGTAAAAAAGGGGCCATCGCTTGTACGGTCTATATGTTAATCGGGCTAGCAGGTGCACCGGTGTTTTCTAAATTCACAGGGGGCGCTTCCGCTGTTCTATTTCCAACATTCGGCTTTATCGTTACGTTTATTTTATGTGCGTATGTAGCTGGTAAAATTGTCGAGCACTATAAAACAAAATCAGCTTATATTGTTGCTGCTCTTATTGCGTTTGTACTTAATTATGTTCTAGGTACAACTTGGATGTATGTTGCCTATAAGTTTTGGGCTGCCGCACCAGAAGGCTTTAGTTATGGAATGGCTTGGTTATGGATGTTACCACCGATGCCAAAAGACATCATTCTAGCTATTTTTGCTGGTATTTTCGCTTACCGCATTCAAAAAGTACTAAAAATTTTACCGATCAAGTAAGAATTATTTTGAGCTCCTACCTAGTTCCCTTTGTACTAGGTAGGAGCTTTATTTTTCCAAATTCTATTTCTTTGCTATAATAAAGTGAATTACAAAGGAGGAATCCCCTGTGTCGAACCATTATCAAAATATTGTCGTTGCAGTAGACGGCTCAAAATTATCAGATTACGCATTTAAGAAAGCAATTGATGTAGCAAAACGAAATGTTGGCTCTACGCTACATATTATTCATGTCATCGATACAAGTGTTGCCACAACATTCGATATGCTCTATGACAACATGGTTGAGTTAATTCGCAAGCACGGTGAAGTGTTATTAGATAGCTGCGAAACACAAGCAAAGGATGCGGGCATCGAAAAAGTAGAAAAAATCCTAACAAAAGGCGTGCCAAAACAAGTTTTATCAAAGAAACTACATGAGCATGTTCAACCCGATTTAATCATTTGTGGGGCAACAGGTGTCAATGCGGTAGAGCAAGTTTTCCTTGGCTCAAATACAGAAGCGATTGTGCGCCATGCAAAATGTGATGTATTAGTAGTACGTACACCAGAAGCATAAAGTATAAGGGTATGAGGTCAATTAAACAGGCCTCATACCCTTTTTAAATGGACAATATTTCCCGTATATCTTGTTCGGTTAATGTAGACGACTGCTCGGAATCTAAAATATCGGCAATGAGCGACTTTTTCTTTTGCTGCAGCTGGTTCATTTTTTCCTCAATCGTGCCACGTGCAATGAGCTTAATTACTTGAACAACATGCTGCTGCCCCATGCGATGTGCGCGGTCTGCGGCTTGCTCTTCAACTGCTGGATTCCACCATAAGTCATATAGTATAACCGTGTCTGCGCCAGTTAAATTAAGCCCTGTTCCCCCAGCCTTTAACGAAATTAAAAATAGATCACTTTCCCCTTCATTAAAGGCATTACAAAGCTGTACTCGTTCTTCAGATGGTGTTTGTCCATCTAAATAAAAATAATAGTCCCCCCGCTTTGTTAGCTCTGTCGCAATGAGCTTTAGCATTTGCGTAAACTGCGAAAAGATGAGCACGCGCCGCCCTGAATTCTTCGCCTCATTTAAAATCCGCAAAAGCTGCTCAAACTTCGCCGAACGCCCCTGATAATCTTCCATAAATAATGCCGGATGACAACAAATTTGCCGTAATCGCGTAATCCCTGCCAAAATACGAATTCGATTTTGTAATAAGGTGTCCTTATCTAAATGCTTCAATGTATCCTCACGTAATTTCGCTAAAAATGCTGCATACAAGGCTTTTTGCTCTGGTAGTAAATCACTAAAATCCAATGTTTCCTCCTTACCGGGAAGCTCCATTAATACATCCTCCTTCATACGACGCAGTAAAAATGGGCGTACACGACGTGCAATATCCTTGCGCTGCGTATGCTTAAACTCCTCTAACTCACGGAAAAGCTGTGGGAAAATGACACGGTAAATCGACCATAACTCTGCTAATGAGTTTTCAATCGGCGTTCCCGTTAGCCCAAAGCGATTCGTTGCTCGAATTTTTTTCACGGTGCGGGCTGTTTGCGTTAATGGGTTTTTAAAGGCTTGCGCTTCATCAAAAAATACCGTGTGGAAATGCTGGCGCTCATAAAAGGTGATATCTCGGCGCAATAAAGGATACGTCGTAATGACCACATCATGCATCGGGAGCTGTCGTAATAATTCTCGGCGCTCTGCTGTTGTGCCATCGACAATAATTGCTTCAATTTCAGGTGCAAATTTCATTAGCTCATAAAGCCAGTTATAGGCTAGTGAAGACGGACAAACAACCAGTACAGGTTGTTGATTCGCTCGAATGATTTCTAGCTCAGACACGATAAAGGCGATGCTTTGAATCGTTTTACCGAGCCCCATATCATCTGCAAGCACACCCCCAAAGCCGTAATTGGCAAGCAGCTTGAACCAGCTATAGCCATGCTGTTGATAGTCACGCAGGACGTTTTCTAAACTCGAAGGAACCGCAAATGTTAATTGCTCTGGTTGCATTAATTGCTGTGTAAATTGTTTAAAGGACGCTTCTGCTTCAAAAATAGCGCTATGCTCAAATTGCTCTAAAAACGGTAAGCTCTCTAAAATGGGCATATTAAACGTCAGCTCATATTCATCATCCTGTGCTGGAATCGCTCGTAAAAAGCGCTGAATTTCCTCCATTTCACCCGTTTCTAACGACAATAAGGCCCCGTTTGCGAGTCGATAAAATTTTTGCTTGACTGTCAGCCCTCTTAATATTTCTTTAATTTGCTTATTCGTTACGCCGTCCATTTCGAATTTGAATTCTAGCCAATTAGTACGCTCTCGTTGAACATTGACACGAATTTTTGGAAAGTTATTTTCCTTAGCAATGCGTAATTTCACAGAAGTCGTCGTGTAGATTTGCGTGAGCTTTTGCAGTTTAGGCAATGTATGATACAAAAATTGATATTCTAATTCATCATTTTGCATATAATAGCCACCCTCTGTTTGGGTGAATCCACTCTCAGCCATTACTTGCATAATGGCTGCCTCTTTTTCGATATCACGCAAAATTAATACTTCATCAGCAATCGAAGCCTCTTCCAGTGGTTGAATCACAAATTGATCATACTGAAATTCAAGCCCTGCTAATAGTCGATTGTTAACACGATCTAAATACAGTTTTGCTTGTAGCGGAATTTTCATTTGCTCCTTTGTAATAGCCGCGGCGATTTCGACACAGCCAATTTTCTTGAGCTTTGGTACAACTACATCTAAAAAATG containing:
- a CDS encoding biotin transporter BioY, producing MQTVAANNRFKTIDLVYCALFSTLMMIGANITSFAPFLVVGGVPITLQTFFAILAGLILGGKKGAIACTVYMLIGLAGAPVFSKFTGGASAVLFPTFGFIVTFILCAYVAGKIVEHYKTKSAYIVAALIAFVLNYVLGTTWMYVAYKFWAAAPEGFSYGMAWLWMLPPMPKDIILAIFAGIFAYRIQKVLKILPIK
- a CDS encoding universal stress protein, which translates into the protein MSNHYQNIVVAVDGSKLSDYAFKKAIDVAKRNVGSTLHIIHVIDTSVATTFDMLYDNMVELIRKHGEVLLDSCETQAKDAGIEKVEKILTKGVPKQVLSKKLHEHVQPDLIICGATGVNAVEQVFLGSNTEAIVRHAKCDVLVVRTPEA
- a CDS encoding DEAD/DEAH box helicase — protein: MDINITDKKVKDLCGTVSYKKGQTFYQTGKVTIVEMDASHATAIVKSAEDFHVTIRQTDTSKDLQTSCSCECLIQFSKKCQHVAAVLIALQQQKVQQRELQRQQEHKEAIKSELFSIFEEPSVRGSGYQRHFEQREPLLLQFVLTPIELTKQETLFGLRLKVEDIPIRTIRPFLQAVSSAQPYQIAPYFTYEKGEHCFEANQNKIIQQLHHIVQDEVLYIDAALQQDEFHLVEDILFIPPSAWHKLAPNLAEQREIEVHYQHDIFKGFHYKEAPSSLMVKVEKMDDHYEMRIPHIESIILFESYEALLIGNELYRLSSQSTKQVKDILQLFAKQERFIIETNQLAHFLDVVVPKLKKIGCVEIAAAITKEQMKIPLQAKLYLDRVNNRLLAGLEFQYDQFVIQPLEEASIADEVLILRDIEKEAAIMQVMAESGFTQTEGGYYMQNDELEYQFLYHTLPKLQKLTQIYTTTSVKLRIAKENNFPKIRVNVQRERTNWLEFKFEMDGVTNKQIKEILRGLTVKQKFYRLANGALLSLETGEMEEIQRFLRAIPAQDDEYELTFNMPILESLPFLEQFEHSAIFEAEASFKQFTQQLMQPEQLTFAVPSSLENVLRDYQQHGYSWFKLLANYGFGGVLADDMGLGKTIQSIAFIVSELEIIRANQQPVLVVCPSSLAYNWLYELMKFAPEIEAIIVDGTTAERRELLRQLPMHDVVITTYPLLRRDITFYERQHFHTVFFDEAQAFKNPLTQTARTVKKIRATNRFGLTGTPIENSLAELWSIYRVIFPQLFRELEEFKHTQRKDIARRVRPFLLRRMKEDVLMELPGKEETLDFSDLLPEQKALYAAFLAKLREDTLKHLDKDTLLQNRIRILAGITRLRQICCHPALFMEDYQGRSAKFEQLLRILNEAKNSGRRVLIFSQFTQMLKLIATELTKRGDYYFYLDGQTPSEERVQLCNAFNEGESDLFLISLKAGGTGLNLTGADTVILYDLWWNPAVEEQAADRAHRMGQQHVVQVIKLIARGTIEEKMNQLQQKKKSLIADILDSEQSSTLTEQDIREILSI
- a CDS encoding protein adenylyltransferase SelO, encoding MTGDSFGFQFENTYTTLPSGFFTEVAINPVANPEIVIFNRSLAQQLGLDADALLAKGASVLAGNEKLEGAAQLAQAYAGHQFGHFNMLGDGRAVLLGEHLTRNEERFDIQLKGAGRTVYSRRGDGRAALGPMLREFIISEAMHALNIPTTRSLAVTSTGELIYREQALEGAVLTRIAQSHLRVGTFQYAANFAEKEDLRALAHYAIERHNPNIMQAENRYLALLEHVLEKQAALIAKWQSVGFIHGVMNTDNMTISGETIDYGPCAFMDVFDPTTVYSSIDTQGRYAYGNQPNMALWDLTRFAESLLPILHDNLEEAIALAQPVVETFPSMFEANYFSEMGKKLGLLSIEAQDEKLILQLLDYMQRFEADFTNTFRALSEGAKPSEPLFQSTEFKEWEQKWLARLESQGTTIAEARDFMKTVNPAVIPRNHVVEQAINEFVEGEPALYLELLQVVTNPYAHADSKFSEPPTDDAPPFVSYCGT